The Lepidochelys kempii isolate rLepKem1 chromosome 5, rLepKem1.hap2, whole genome shotgun sequence genome window below encodes:
- the LOC140912002 gene encoding myogenesis-regulating glycosidase-like: MENQPFHRLRKSRSSEKGNAMGTRLPDSFTPVKPKPSKELKPMIGAIVIGLILFIAAVVAWCYYTASLRKAERLKTELMDLRKDGFIIKNHNGEVVFRLAFQSGTLDLESCSKEGEILTCTRSDRGKLNFFIQTVKPKDTVMCYHVHWEEFVVDTVVEHTMFWEDAHWYGGCEMSIQHWPIRLPGYQEPMPFVTSDVYSFRGSFGGILERYWLSSKAVAIKIKNSVPFHLGFNASERSLFFQARYKDSPYKPPLGQQPFPELSYRVCVGSDVTSIHKYMVRRYFNKPSKIPSENAFRYPIWSTWALYKNHIDQDKLLDFAEKIKKFRFNCSHIEIDDMYTQTYGDFDFDPVKFPNVTEMFKTLKEEGFKVTLWTHPFINYNSSNFGVGIEQQLFIKEPTGKLPAMVKWWNGIGAILDFTNPTAREWFQSHLKQLRSKYGIASFKFDAGEVSYLPKQFSTFRPLSDPSIWSRRYTEMAIPFYELAEVRVGYQSQNISCFFRIIDRDSVWGYELGLKSLIPTVLTISMLGYPFILPDMIGGNFLPNKTEGAVEIPDQELYIRWLELSTFMPSMQFSIPPWLYDKAVIEIAQKFTELHESLVAPLLLELAGKVTDTGDPIIRPIWWISPRDEFAHKIDSQFLIGDTLMVAPVLELGKQERDVYLPAGKWRSYKGELFEKTPVLLTDYPVDLDEVAYFLWVS; this comes from the coding sequence ATGGAAAATCAGCCCTTTCATCGTTTAAGAAAGAGCAGGAGCTCTGAAAAGGGGAATGCCATGGGAACACGCCTGCCTGACAGCTTCACCCCAGTGAAGCCGAAGCCGTCCAAGGAGCTGAAGCCAATGATCGGTGCAATAGTCATCGGGCTCATCTTGTTCATTGCGGCGGTGGTGGCTTGGTGCTACTACACGGCGTCTCTCAGGAAGGCGGAGCGGCTAAAGACGGAATTGATGGACCTGAGGAAAGATGGGTTCATCATCAAAAACCACAACGGGGAGGTGGTCTTCAGACTGGCCTTTCAGTCGGGCACCCTCGATCTGGAGTCCTGCTCGAAAGAAGGGGAGATTTTAACATGCACCAGGTCGGATAGAGGGAAGCTGAATTTCTTCATTCAGACAGTCAAGCCCAAGGACACGGTGATGTGCTACCACGTCCACTGGGAGGAGTTTGTGGTAGACACGGTGGTCGAGCACACCATGTTTTGGGAGGACGCTCACTGGTACGGGGGCTGTGAAATGAGCATCCAGCACTGGCCAATCAGACTCCCAGGGTACCAGGAGCCCATGCCCTTTGTGACGAGCGACGTGTATTCCTTCAGGGGCAGCTTTGGAGGCATCTTGGAAAGGTACTGGCTGTCCTCGAAAGCGGTGGCTATAAAGATCAAGAACTCGGTGCCCTTCCACCTGGGGTTTAACGCCAGTGAACGGTCGCTCTTCTTTCAGGCCAGGTATAAGGATTCTCCCTACAAACCGCCCCTTGGGCAGCAGCCTTTCCCGGAGCTAAGCTACCGTGTCTGCGTGGGCTCGGATGTGACCTCCATTCACAAATACATGGTGCGCAGGTACTTCAACAAGCCTTCGAAGATCCCATCAGAAAACGCCTTCCGGTACCCCATCTGGTCTACATGGGCTCTCTACAAAAATCATATTGACCAGGATAAACTTCTAGATTTTGCAGAAAAGATTAAAAAGTTCCGGTTTAATTGCAGCCATATTGAAATTGATGACATGTACACCCAGACGTATGGCGATTTTGACTTTGATCCGGTAAAGTTCCCTAATGTGACAGAAATGTTCAAAACGCTGAAAGAAGAGGGATTTAAAGTTACCCTGTGGACGCATCCCTTTATAAACTACAATTCCTCCAATTTTGGAGTGGGGATAGAGCAGCAGCTCTTTATCAAGGAGCCGACAGGGAAACTCCCCGCGATGGTGAAGTGGTGGAACGGCATAGGGGCCATTTTGGATTTTACCAATCCCACAGCCAGGGAGTGGTTTCAGAGCCACCTGAAACAACTGCGGTCAAAGTACGGCATAGCGTCCTTTAAATTTGACGCTGGTGAGGTAAGCTACCTTCCAAAGCAGTTCAGCACCTTCAGGCCCTTGTCGGATCCCAGCATCTGGTCCAGACGGTACACGGAAATGGCCATTCCGTTCTACGAGCTCGCCGAAGTCAGGGTCGGCTACCAGTCCCAAAACATCTCGTGCTTCTTCCGCATCATCGACCGCGACTCGGTTTGGGGATATGAGCTTGGCCTCAAGTCCTTGATCCCTACCGTGCTCACCATTAGCATGCTGGGGTACCCTTTCATACTACCAGACATGATTGGAGGAAACTTTCTGCCAAACAAGACGGAAGGTGCTGTTGAAATCCCGGACCAGGAGCTGTACATCCGCTGGCTGGAGTTGTCAACCTTCATGCCCTCCATGCAGTTTTCCATACCCCCCTGGCTCTACGACAAGGCAGTGATTGAGATTGCACAGAAGTTCACAGAGCTGCATGAGTCCCTGGTTGCccctctcctgttggagctggctgggaaggTCACCGACACGGGAGACCCCATCATACGGCCCATCTGGTGGATTTCTCCCAGGGATGAATTCGCTCACAAGATCGACTCTCAGTTCCTCATTGGGGACACCCTCATGGTAGCCCCTGTCCTGGAGCTGGGCAAGCAAGAGCGAGATGTGTACCTCCCGGCCGGCAAATGGCGCAGTTACAAAGGGGAGCTGTTTGAGAAGACCCCAGTCCTGTTAACAGACTATCCTGTTGACTTGGACGAAGTTGCTTATTTTCTTTGGGTATCATAA